The genomic interval CCTAATTTTTTGAAAGTAAAAGAGTCAAATCCTATTTCGTCAATCAAAAAGATGCTTTCTTGAAGAATTTTTTTGCCTAAAGTTGATGTTTCAGGATCTTTGACATAAATTTTTTCGTTGACTTTTATTTTTATATTTGATAATATTGATTGCATAATGAATGTTATTTGTGCAAATATAATAGCATTACTATCATTAAGATGAAATTTAACATTTTTTAAACAAAAAAAGCTACCCGATTGAGGTAGCTTTAGGATATGTGATTATTTGTAGTTGACTATAACAAAGAATGTTGTGTCATAACTGTAGGTTTTGCAACTCCCATAAGTTCAAGAATAGTTGGTGCAATATCACCAAGTACTCCGTCATTTACTTTCTTGATTTCTTTATCAATTAAGATAAAAGGAACAGGGTTAGTTGTGTGTGCTGTATTTGGACTTCCGTCAGGATTAATCATGGTTTCACAATTTCCGTGATCTGCAATTACTAATACAGTATAGTCATTAGCGACCGCAGCATTGATTACTCTTTCCACACATTTGTCAACAGCTTCACAGGCTAGGATAGCTGCTGCCATAATTCCGGTATGCCCAACCATATCTCCGTTGGCAAAGTTCAAACATACAAAATCAACATCGCCTTTTTCGATTTCAGGAACTAAAGCATCTGTCAATTCATTTGCACTCATCTCTGGTTGCAAATCATAAGTAGCTACTTTAGGAGAGTTTTTTAAGATACGGCTTTCGCCAATAAAAGGCTCTTCACGACCTCCGGAAAAGAAGAAAGTTACGTGAGGATATTTTTCAGTCTCAGCAATACGAATTTGTTTTTTACCTGCTTTTTCCAAAACTTCACCCAATGTTTCTGTGATGTTGTCTTTATTGTAAACCACTTTTACATTGCTGTAAGTTTCGTCATAATTAGTTAAAGTAACATAGTACAAGTTCAATTTGTGCATGTTTTGCTCGTGGAAATCTTGCTGCGAAAGCGCCTCAGTCAATTCACGACCTCTATCAGTTCTGAAGTTGAAGAAGATAACGACATCATCTTCTTGAATAGTAGCGATTGGTTTATCATCAACACCTACAACACAAGTTGGGTGGATAAATTCATCTGTAACATTATCATTGTAACTTGCTTCGATTGAAGCAACAATATCTTTTGAATGAGTTCCTAGTCCGTTTACCATTAGGTCGTACGCTAATTTAACTCTTTCCCAGCGTTTGTCTCTGTCCATTGCGTAGTAACGACCAATAACGGAGGCTATTTTTACTGAAGTAGGAGCAATGTAATCTTGTAAGTCCTGAATATATTTCTTTCCTGATTTAGGATCAACGTCACGTCCATCTGTAAAGGCGTGTATGAATACATTTTCAAGGCCGTAATCTTGTGTCGAATCAATCAAACCGCGCAAATGCGAAGTATGAGAGTGAACGCCACCATCAGATACTAATCCTAAAAAATGTACTTTTTTATTATTGTCTTTCGCAAATTGAAAAGCGTCTTTAAGTACTTGTTCTTTCGCTAAGGTTTTATTGGCTACAGCCAAATTAATTTTAGCTAAATCTTGATAAACAATTCTTCCAGCGCCAAGGTTCATGTGCCCTACTTCACTGTTTCCCATTTGTCCTTCAGGAAGTCCAACATGTAAACCGTCTGTGCGAAGTTGTGCGCTAGGGTATTTTTTGTAAAGACTGTTTATAAAAGGTACGTTAGCGTTGTCAATTGCGGATACTTTTGGGTCAGGAGATTTTCCCCAACCATCTAATATCATTAAG from Flavobacterium ovatum carries:
- the gpmI gene encoding 2,3-bisphosphoglycerate-independent phosphoglycerate mutase, with product MNKKVILMILDGWGKSPDPKVSAIDNANVPFINSLYKKYPSAQLRTDGLHVGLPEGQMGNSEVGHMNLGAGRIVYQDLAKINLAVANKTLAKEQVLKDAFQFAKDNNKKVHFLGLVSDGGVHSHTSHLRGLIDSTQDYGLENVFIHAFTDGRDVDPKSGKKYIQDLQDYIAPTSVKIASVIGRYYAMDRDKRWERVKLAYDLMVNGLGTHSKDIVASIEASYNDNVTDEFIHPTCVVGVDDKPIATIQEDDVVIFFNFRTDRGRELTEALSQQDFHEQNMHKLNLYYVTLTNYDETYSNVKVVYNKDNITETLGEVLEKAGKKQIRIAETEKYPHVTFFFSGGREEPFIGESRILKNSPKVATYDLQPEMSANELTDALVPEIEKGDVDFVCLNFANGDMVGHTGIMAAAILACEAVDKCVERVINAAVANDYTVLVIADHGNCETMINPDGSPNTAHTTNPVPFILIDKEIKKVNDGVLGDIAPTILELMGVAKPTVMTQHSLL